The Brettanomyces bruxellensis chromosome 8, complete sequence genome segment ATTCCCTTGCTAAAGACGTTGAAAAATACACCATCACTGCAGATGACCAGTCTGCAGATTACCCTGAACGGTTTATCACCAACCAAAGCAGAGCTACATCTTTCCGGTATGACAAAAAGAACATCTACATCAACGAAGTTCCTATCCCCAAAGATGACTTTGTCTATGCATTTGGTGGCAGTCTTAACGTCGGCAAAAGAGTAGCCACCCCGCAAGAAAAGCAGTATGCTGATCCTGTTCCTACTGGTTTGGCAGCTTTCAGTTGTACTGTGTTCCCACTTGGATTAATATTGATGCATGCTGGAGGTGTGACTGTTTCCAATGTCTTGATCGGTGCCTTTTTGACCACCAGTGGTCTCGTTGATCTTATAGTCGGAATTATGTGCTTTATTGTCGGAAATACATGGGCATGCTGTACTTTCCTTCTCTTTGGTGGTTTCTGGTCCTCATATGCTTTTCTATTAATGGATGTTGGTGGAGTGTCCGCATCGTACCCTACAACAGCCGAATACGACAAGAGTATTGCTTTATTCTTCCTTCCATGGGCCATATTCACCTTCTGTCTTTGGGCTTGCACCTGGAAATCTACATGGCCTGTTTTCTTGTTGATGTTCGTTGTCTGGATCTTCATCTTGCTACTTGTCATTGGCCAGTTCATTGGATCTGTCAAAATCTTCAAGGCTGGAGGATTCTTCTGCTTTATGGCTGGTGTTCTAGGATTGTTCAACATGTTTGCCGGTTTAGCAGACGAGTCAAACTCCTACTTTATCATGAAGCCATGGTTTATGCCTCATGCAGCAAGGCCAAACACcgatgaggaggaaaataTCGAAGAGGACTAAACAGCTCCATACCCACAATACTGGTATGGATTTACGATTCTCTGAAATAGGAAACGAAGACgaaagcaaagcaaagcaaagcaaaacaaagcaaaacaagaacaaaaacaataataaaaataaattaagaACTACTACTGTCAGATCCTCCAACAAGCTTAGCTGAGTAGTCGATTCGATACTACAACTTCCGGTTGCTGTTAGTGATATGGTCGGTATTATTATAAGTTCATTCTTTACACACATTATATGCTTAACACTTAATTACCGTGGACAGCATAAATGATTAAAGTGGGTTGTCTAATTATTATTCCTTATTATTCGCTCCACTCACATTTACTTTAGTTTTATGACTGCTGGGGTTTCAAATACTTGAAGCCTGCCTTATATGTTCTTATTTCTATCTTTATTTTGACTATatattatcttttctcATTCTAATGtaccattttcattttacttCTTATTTGCATTATTAACCATTGGGAACTGTAGTCGATCCACCTGAAATTTCATATTCATCACATTATTCTGCTATCTCCATTTAATTTTCTATATCAACTATGCCCTAATCGCTAGCTATTTTTATGTATTAGATTTTTAGATTTTTCGAATCTGctattttttgaactttatttttttctcccatCTTTGCTGGAAATAAGACTACCATAATACTGTATGGGGAAATCTCAGAATATACTTTAAGGCGTAtaatcaaattttttttttttttttttttttttttttttttgcgatTGTTCCGCGCTCCGGACCCAGGAAAATCTACGGCTAGCTTTATATTCGCAACTTAAATTATTTCCATCACAGATTCTCAAATCCTTCCACCACTTGACTTCAAAACCAAAGCCAAATCAAACTTATCCAGTACAATTCAGTTCCAATATAGCCGGAGAACAAAGCAAACTAACACAGCAGATACATTTCATATTCTGGTCACTTGTCCGTAATTAAAACTCTCACAATGGCCAGCCTTTTACCTAATTGGGGATTCCACAGTACTGTCCATGCAACTTATGCACCAAAGCAAGTTGATTTGCCATTGAAAGGTGCAGCTTCTCAGGATGGCACCGCAAAGATATCGTTGTCTAAATTCGTGAAGAACTTCGTGCCTGCCGTTGCAGATAACAGCAAATTTACACTTAAGCCATATCTTTTCAACGGTGTGTTGCAAACATTGTATGTTCCTTATCATGATCTGTCGAAGGAGTATGCTGTATATTATGCCAGAGACATTGTTGACGTGACAGAAGAGGATGCAAAGCAGTTTAAGAATATGCCAACGGGCCAGTTTACCGTTGATTATGTTGTTGAACCGAAGGAGAAGACACCAGAGGAGTTTAAGCAGAGATATGCAGAAACCTTGCCGGAGGGATACCCAAGATTGCATCCCCGGTGTAGATACTACACCAAGGAGGAGATGTCAGAGCTGTACAAGGCATGGGATAGTGATGACAAGCCaatcattatcatttcACCCGGTCTTGCCGGCGGAATAAACGAGCCCCAAATAAGAGCCGTGTGTGAAGCATTGTTCAAGAAAGGGTTCAAAATTCTTGTTTTGAACAGCAGGGGGTGCTGCAGATCCAAGACAGTAACACCACATCTATTTTCCGGATTGCATACTGACGATATGAGAATGCTGATCAGGTTTTTGCATCGGAAATTCCCGCAAAAGCAGATTCACCTTGCTGGATTCTCCTTTGGCGGCGTTATCATTGCAAACTATCTAGCACAGGAAGCAGAAAACTCGATTGTTTCATCTGCAATCAGTGTCAGCTCTCCTTGGAATCTTCTCAACTCATGTGGAGCCCTCAACTCAACATGGGTCGGCAGGCACGTGTTCCAGCCTTcaattctcttctttttgaacaATTTGATAAAGAACAACATGGCCACATTGAAGCAGGTGCCAGAATTGTTCGATGAGGAGGAATTTCACAGAATTAAGAAGACTTTTAAGACAACGGAAGATTTCGATAACAGATACACAGCAATTCTTGCAGGTTTCCCATCCGGTGCCACATATTACATGGCTTCTTCACCTCTGATGAGGATTTTCAAGATTAAGACTCCTATGCTTATCATCAACTCCAAGGATGATCCAATTATCTCAACTGATTATCCATACCATGAGGTGGAAAAGAACCCTTACTTGTACATGGCAACAAGCGATCTTGGTGGTCATTATTCGTTTGTTGATTCCAAGGGAAAGTTCTGGTATGCTGATGTTGTCAGGGACTTTGTTGATGCATTTTATAAAAACATTGATGGTGATAGAAGGCCGGATGACTTTGGTTTCAACGTGCACCAGCGTTACTTCAAAGATACCATAGATCTATATTGAAGTGAACTTGAAGTGTGTCTGAGGGAAAAGAATAGTTGCCTGCCATTTagtttaatttttaatttcatatCATAAAGAAACTTGTTACTTATCGTTTAGCTGTAGTTTAGTCCAGATATCTTCTGCGCGGATTTCTtggcaagaaaaaaataatagaaaaatgaaaaaaaaaaaaaaaaaagtatatatatatatatatataaatataatttgtaGACTACCCAACAATCCGATATAGCTCTACAATTCCTTACTTCTTCCACACTCTACAATTTCTACCATAATGCATCGTTCTTAACCAAGGCTGAAAGTTTATCACATCCTGATGACTGAATTatgtttattttctatGTCACTGTAACTATTTATCTATTGATATTTTCTATctgtattttctatttctacATTCGATCTATGATATTTCTCTATTTCTACACTCCATCTATGTTATTTCTCAACCTTCACCCTCGATCCAAGCAAATGTGGAGCCATCTCTCTAAGCCAATCAGTCTTAATAGCACTCACGTTCCTTGCATATCCTTTCATCGTGTAAACATGCTCAATATACATCACAGCATCTATCTTCTTACCAAATAAAAGTGAAGACGGGTGAATCGATATTGTGTCACCAGATGTAACAGTTCTGTATGATCGATCGGGCATGCCGATTGCCGTGTTGGTAATAAAAccttttaaaaatgatttGAGAACTAATTCGTAGTTTAATGGCACACTTGTCTtgatttcatcttcattactatcatcattctttgatttatttccatcttcaactCCGGAATGCCtctctttctcatttttccTTCCATCCATGCTGTCCATATACTGAGATATTTGCTTCCGGATCCTCAACACATTCTTGAATCCTTTATAGGACACAGCAAGCGATTTACACCATATCTTCCTCTCATCACTGCTTGAAATATCGTTGTATATGTTGAAAAGCTCCTTAAGCATCACCAAATCACCATATCTGTCTCCCAAGGTGCATGtctctcttcttttagCATTTATCACGTCTCTTTGTTCGGAAGGAGGCGTGAGTATAAGATTATCAACAGATAGGCAGGCCACAATATCCATCACCGTACTTAGAACGCCAAACTTGGAGGCCTGGATCAAAACGGCACCAAGATGTGGTGTCACAGGCAAAACCGCCATTTGCTCTCCAAGATCTGTGATCTTCCCCGAGTCGGACAAGGCATTCAATGCATAAAGCTGCTGAAGTGCGGCAATAAGAGCTGATCGGCCTGGATTCTCGAGCCAGAACCAATTCAAAATGTCATCAACTCGCAAACGCTTGAGCATTAAAACCGGATACACGATTTCCGACCGAATAATCTCGGGCTCAGTGTTTTGCGATAGCTTGATGTAATCATTCTCTGTGTAAAGCCTGAAGCATTTTCCAGGAGCTTCTCTGCCAGCTCTACCGGTTCTTTGCGAGGCAGATGCCTTGGAAATTGGAACAGTTAGCAAAGTTGAGAGTCCTAACTCGTGCCGCCAcacttttatctttctgaGCCCAGAGTCAATCACATAACGGACACCAGGAATAGTGACAGATGTTTCTGCGATGTTGGTTGAAAGAAtcacttttctttgatgtGGCTTCACCTTCTCAAACACCTTAAGTTGTTGCTGGGGTGGAAGGGCGGCATAAAGCGGCAATGGAACAATCATCGGAGCCTCTCTTGGTAGAGCAGGAGCTATCTGGTGCAAAATTGATGTCACTTTATCAATATCTTCCTGTCCGGGAAGAAAACACAAAACATCTCCTTTAGTTTGCTCCTGGTTCACCTGAATGATGGATTTAACCATCGAATCTATGATGTCGTCCACAGAATGCGGCAAGTAGTACCTGTCCACATGGAAAAGACGACCTtcaatgaagaaaatcggtgctttgttgaaaaatgcagaaaacTTGTCTGCATCCAAAGTGGCCGACATCACAATCACCCTGAAGTCTTTGTcgtcttttctctttcgCACAAGTAACTCCTTCAAGAATCCAAGTATCATGTCGGTTAAGATTGTCCGCTCATGTGCCTCATCGACAATCACTGTGGAGTAATCAGAAAGCAGTGGATCAAGCATCATTTCCCTCAAAAGCATACCATCTGTCATGTATTTGAGCCTTGTCTTGTAGCTGGTTGCATTGTTAAATCGCACAGCATATCCGACATCTCGTCCAACATCGCATCCAAACTCTTCTGACACTCTGGTAGCCAAATTAATCGCTGCAACTCTTCTCGGCTGCGTAACGGCTATTTTACCTTTGATCTGTTTCATAAGAAACTGCGGAATTTGCGTCGATTTACCAGATCCCGTTTCACCAATCACAACACTCACTCTATGTTCCATCAACTGCTTCATAAGCTCATCCTTAACTTTGAAAACAGGGagcttctttcttccatcAAGTAATGTCCGCgctttcatcttcaacttaAGAATATCTGCGTGCTTATAATTCCGCCTGAATCCACTTACCCGCTTTCCATCACCACTGTAATTATCTTGATCACTATCCCCTGCACTATCACCGTCATAGTAAACGGTTTTTGGaccttttttcttggcaTTTTGCTTCCATCTCGACTGGCGATCTTCCTTTGAAATGTGCTTTATATAATTTAAATCCCCATTGTTTGGGACACCATCGGTCCGTTTTGAAATGCTGGATCCGTCATCTGAAAACACaatcttcttattttgtCTCATCGTCACCTAACGGATTTGGTGTTGAAGAAATTATCTAGTAGTGTTTACGGATCAAATGGTGGTCTCGAAGCAGTTCAGTATGagggtgaaaaattatCGCACCTGGACTGATCGGATTGTTAATAAAATTATCTTTACTTAtttaacaaataaaattatttttgatttcatgCTGGCTAACGACAATTTAATGCTATTTCAGACTGcccattttattttaaacggtttacatttttttagACTGCTTACTTTAATTTAAACCGCCTACATTATTTTATAATCGCTGCATACGAAAGTATATCGctatatacatatttataCAAGCTAGTTTTCTATCAGCTCTATATCAGCTTTCTATCTGCTTTCTATCAGCTTTATATTAGCCATCTTATACTGATTATTTTGATTATTCAGCTAGTTTTGCAGGTGCAAATTTCCGCTGCTCAAATTTCCCTATCAACTAGCCTGAAGCACCCACataatttttcatataGTGATGGATAGATGATCTGGCTACGGAAGCTCACGTTCTATGAAAAAGTGGTGATCATCCAGTTTGTCTCCTTGCTATTAgcatttgcttttcaacTCTTGGCAGTGTTGACAGTGCCCATCACAAACTTGACATTAAGCAATTACGAAGGTTACAGGTTTGGGGTTTTTGGATTGTGCGATGACACTGGATGTTCTATAGGCCAAATTGGCTACAGCCCATATAGTGTGAATCGCAGATTGAAGGGATTCGCATTTCCTTCGAATGCAAGACACAGTATGTCTTATCTTTTAGTTGTTCATCCGATTTCTACAGCTTTCACTGGCGTTCAGCTTATATTGACAGCCCTCTTGTTCTTTAATACCCGAATTTCCTCTTCGGGCTATTATGTGTTTTTGCAGCTTTGGAGTTTGCCAACTTTCCTCCTTGCTCTTCTTTCGTTTTTGACCGACTTATTGATGTTCATTCCTCATCTCACGTGGTGTGGCTGGGTTTTACTTGCATCGGCATGCTGTATAGCGCTTAATGGAACCTTGCTTTGTGTTTTGAGAAGAGCGGCATATTCAAGAATTGCGCGTCAATACACAAAAAACTTCAGTCGGAATGAAATAGATCTTTCGGCCGTTGATTTGGTGCCCCTGGAGCCAAATGATCTTATGCCGGAAAACAAGTCGAACTCTGCGAATAGCGAATCTCTCACCGATTACTTTACTGATAATTCGTCGGCCCCAATTGTCGGTGTTTCTTCAATGTCCGACACCGAAGCAGTTTGGACCGATTCTTCGACACATGATAATTTGATAGAAAGACCGCCAATAACGGCAAATCAGCAGCTAGGGGATCTTCAAAGTGCCTCATCGAGAAGCCGGTTGGAAAATCCGGCCCGTGAAATTCTTAAGAGGGACTAAAATTgacaaaatataatattcttttctatgATAATGAATGGCAGCACTGTGGTTTTTAGCCAGAATAAGGGTGATGGGTAAAGGGATGCATTATCACTCAATGTATGTAACAATATATATGCAATTATACCATACTGGGATCACTTCAAAGCATGCTTTAATGAAATTTGGATGAGATGAAGGctgtaaatatattttgtaGACGATGGATGATATTAAG includes the following:
- a CDS encoding uncharacterized protein (MEROPS:MER0059846) — encoded protein: MASLLPNWGFHSTVHATYAPKQVDLPLKGAASQDGTAKISLSKFVKNFVPAVADNSKFTLKPYLFNGVLQTLYVPYHDLSKEYAVYYARDIVDVTEEDAKQFKNMPTGQFTVDYVVEPKEKTPEEFKQRYAETLPEGYPRLHPRCRYYTKEEMSELYKAWDSDDKPIIIISPGLAGGINEPQIRAVCEALFKKGFKILVLNSRGCCRSKTVTPHLFSGLHTDDMRMLIRFLHRKFPQKQIHLAGFSFGGVIIANYLAQEAENSIVSSAISVSSPWNLLNSCGALNSTWVGRHVFQPSILFFLNNLIKNNMATLKQVPELFDEEEFHRIKKTFKTTEDFDNRYTAILAGFPSGATYYMASSPLMRIFKIKTPMLIINSKDDPIISTDYPYHEVEKNPYLYMATSDLGGHYSFVDSKGKFWYADVVRDFVDAFYKNIDGDRRPDDFGFNVHQRYFKDTIDLY